The following are encoded in a window of Stigmatella erecta genomic DNA:
- a CDS encoding DUF1318 domain-containing protein has translation MKHRGLLLLAALAAPGCIRAPEIVMVDRATALEEQASGSFQDVERRLARAGMSPAPVPLTPNQLEDLGLQPTPLVENMGKTQADRVDELLRRHCVGEGRDGLLVDTRHSCQAGRLSADDVALVERVNRARLQLWQWMQTVRPGVPAGSLRQRWRQLHVEGVVCGGWVESDDGTWGEKKC, from the coding sequence ATGAAGCACCGCGGGTTGCTGCTGCTTGCCGCCCTCGCCGCTCCCGGGTGCATCCGCGCTCCGGAGATCGTCATGGTGGATCGCGCGACAGCGCTCGAAGAGCAGGCCTCGGGATCGTTCCAGGACGTGGAGCGGCGGCTTGCTCGCGCGGGGATGAGCCCGGCGCCGGTGCCGCTCACGCCCAACCAATTGGAGGATCTCGGGCTCCAACCCACGCCGTTGGTCGAGAACATGGGCAAGACGCAGGCGGACCGCGTCGACGAGCTGCTGCGGCGCCACTGCGTGGGCGAGGGGCGGGACGGACTGCTCGTGGACACCCGGCACAGTTGTCAGGCCGGACGCCTGTCGGCGGATGACGTCGCCCTGGTGGAGCGAGTGAACCGGGCCCGGCTGCAGCTCTGGCAGTGGATGCAGACGGTCCGCCCCGGCGTGCCGGCAGGGTCCCTGCGGCAGCGTTGGCGGCAGCTCCATGTGGAGGGGGTGGTCTGCGGGGGCTGGGTCGAGTCCGATGACGGCACCTGGGGAGAAAAGAAGTGCTGA